A single genomic interval of Sceloporus undulatus isolate JIND9_A2432 ecotype Alabama chromosome 2, SceUnd_v1.1, whole genome shotgun sequence harbors:
- the LOC121920951 gene encoding taste receptor type 2 member 8-like, producing the protein MGSNSTSPLDILVWIFIGIVYTVSLLGNGFITIVQGHQWLRHKKMLPCDVLLTSLSTSRFVMQLSSSVNILLYLISPETHAGSSRQQVLNVIWMFSNLASLWCATWLSVFYCIKVTNFANHVFLWLKPRINMLAPRLLGMSVVISSILSLPSVVEYLGYQKQGNLTEPLPGRANQSEIYNSRFVNYLPLYVMFSSINFSISIPACTLLLTSLWKHTKNLRKSGVGGKDARTHVHINVIIPMLFYVFFYLVYLVSITIIASDVVKFEGTERLVVDILATTFPCAHSIILILTNPKLKEMAAHVLNIRQRAS; encoded by the coding sequence ATGGGCAGCAACTCAACGTCTCCACTTGATATACTTGTTTGGATCTTTATAGGAATTGTATACACAGTTTCCCTTTTAGGAAATGGATTTATCACAATTGTGCAGGGGCACCAGTGGCTTCGACACAAAAAGATGTTGCCTTGTGACGTCCTCTTGACTAGTTTGAGCACATCCAGATTTGTTATGCAGCTGTCGTCTTCAGTGAACATTCTTCTCTATCTCATCTCCCCAGAGACACATGCAGGTTCTTCCAGACAGCAAGTTTTAAATGTTATCTGGATGTTTTCCAACCTGGCTAGCCTGTGGTGTGCCACATGGCTAAGTGTTTTTTATTGCATCAAGGTAACTAACTTTGCCAACCATGTCTTCCTCTGGCTGAAGCCAAGAATCAACATGCTTGCACCCAGACTGCTTGGAATGTCAGTAGTTATTTCCAGtatcctctctcttccttcagtGGTGGAATATCTTGGATACCAAAAGCAGGGCAATCTAACAGAACCTCTGCCTGGAAGAGCAAACCAAAGTGAGATATATAATAGCAGATTCGTTAATTATCTTCCTTTGTATGTCATGTTCTCTTCCATAAATTTCAGCATAAGTATACCTGCATGCACTCTTTTGCTCACCTCACTCTGGAAGCACACAAAGAATCTGAGGAAGAGTGGTGTTGGGGGTAAAGATGCGAGGACTCATGTCCATATCAATGTCATAATACCAATGTTGTTTTATGTCTTCTTCTATCTTGTATATTTGGTTAGTATAACAATTATTGCAAGTGATGTTGTCAAGTTTGAAGGTACTGAAAGACTAGTTGTGGACATCTTGGCAACTACATTTCCTTGTGCACACTCCATCATATTAATATTGACCAATCCCAAACTGAAAGAAATGGCTGCTCACGTTCTGAATATCAGACAAAGAGCTTCATAA
- the LOC121920589 gene encoding taste receptor type 2 member 104-like — protein sequence MVSNLNFPLFIFTLTVFGILSIVVLLGSGFIIIVIGHRWLQNKKIVPCDFLLFSLNTSRFFLQLTVVVTYVLYFISPEASLHSYRDEDIIFILIFFNIVSFSSVTCLNFFYCVKVTNFNNFLFLWLKPRINILIPRFLGGLIIASLIYTLPSGFSYFQHKMCNVTENLPRKASQNEACGNLMLAFLPQQLFFTITHFAINITTSVLLLTSLWRHTRNLKKSGICAKDLNHQVHVGVMKLLLLSLLFYLIHFIGIIMNAGNSCNMGGIKRMVSDILQSTFPSVHSIVLILTSPKLKEEVARVLKARR from the coding sequence atggttAGCAACTTAAATTTTCCGCTCTTTATCTTCACTTTAACTGTTTTTGGAATTCTATCCATTGTTGTCCTATTAGGAAGTGGATTTATCATAATTGTGATTGGGCACCGATGGCTTCAGAACAAGAAGATAGTCCCTTGTGATTTTCTCTTGTTTAGTTTGAATACTTCCAGATTTTTCTTGCAGTTAACTGTTGTAGTGACCTATGTGCTGTATTTCATCTCTCCAGAGGCCTCTCTTCATAGTTATCGAGATGAAGATATCATCTTTATCTTGATCTTCTTCAACATAGTCAGCTTCTCGAGTGTCACGTGTCTCAATTTTTTCTACTGTGTGAAGGTCACCAACTTTAACAATTTCCTATTCCTCTGGCTGAAGCCAAGGATCAATATACTCATACCTAGATTCCTTGGAGGGTTAATAATAGCTTCCTTGATCTACACTCTTCCTTCAGGCTTCAGTTATTTTCAACACAAAATGTGCAATGTGACTGAGAATCTACCAAGGAAAGCCAGCCAAAATGAAGCTTGCGGAAACCTTATGCTTGCTTTTCTTCCCCAACAGCTATTTTTCACTATTACACATTTTGCCATAAACATAACTACATCTGTTCTTTTGCTCACTTCTCTGTGGAGGCACACAAGGAATCTGAAAAAAAGTGGCATTTGTGCTAAGGATCTCAACCATCAGGTCCATGTTGGTGTCATGAAGCTGCTGTTATTATCACTGCTTTTCTACCTTATACATTTCATTGGTATAATAATGAATGCTGGAAATTCTTGTAATATGGGAGGAATTAAACGAATGGTTTCTGACATTTTGCAATCTACATTTCCTTCTGTGCACTCCATTGTATTAATACTAACCAGCCCAAAACTGAAAGAAGAGGTTGCTCGGGTTCTGAAAGCCAGGAGATAA